The stretch of DNA CTCGAGGTTGACTTCCTCTTCGCGCGCGTTGGCGCACAGTTCGCACTCCCATCCGTCCGCTACACGTCCTTCGCCGCGCACCCCGTAGCACGAAGCGTGGCAGCGGAAAGTACACGTCTTGCAACGGAGGAGGCTCTTGTCGCTCTTCTTGCAGAGAGCGCATGGCGGCGCCTTGGGAGCTGCAGGCGCGGGCGTAGATGTGGCCGACCCAGTGTCcttgcggcggcgcacgtccttcttctcgggGCGCTTGGCGTCTTCGCTCTTAACAAACGAGATGACGCCGTACTTGCGATAGTTGGAGCCGCAGGGCTCGCACATTGCGTTCCCTTGTACTGTGCGCGGACACTTCCACCACACGTTCGAGGTGCGCGTGCCGCAGGCGGCACAGGCCATGCGGTTGGCGCTGGTAAACGCCGCGTTGTACAGCGAtccctcgtcctcgctgacCTCACtgtcggcgcgcgagcggaTCTTGCCGAGACTCGGTGGGCCGAGCGTCTTCGAGTGGTTCCTCCCGTGGCTGCCGTGCACCTTGCGGTGCTGGCGGATGAGGTCGTTCTCAGTCTTGAGACGCTTGTTTCGCCATTTGAAGGTGTAGCGCACAACCTCGGCGGGGCGTTTGTGTACCGCCTTGGAGATGGCGTGCGCTTCGAGCCCGCTGTACCTGctcagctcggcctcgaggatcgcgtcctcggccgctgTCCATATGAGGGGGTTGCCAAAGTCCTCGAGCTTCAGCATCTTCATGTACTTGAGGCCCTCTTCGGCTCCCTTGTCGTGATacgcgacgacgccctTGTTGAGGCGGTTGATGTCGTATGGCGGGAcggggaggttgaggcgggCAACGTCGTCCATAAACGGTCCGACTGAGGTTAGCTCCATCAGCTGCGGTTGCTCACGCCCTGGGTCTGGCTCTGAGAGCACGGTCAGCGTCGTCGTATGCGCATTCTCGTCAGGGTCGAAACCCCGCTCCGCTTATGTCAGTGACTCTCTCCCAGTCAGCTCACGAGTCTCGAGCGACGGGCCCAACGCCCGTAAGCTGCCCTGCTTTGCTGCTTCTGCGGCCTGCTGCTCCTCCCATGTGAGGACGTTGGCTGTGTACCTTGGCCCGACTCTCGTCACCGCacgagggaaggtgaggtcctcctcgctcagcGTGTCCTCGGCCCGAGTATGCAAGCTGCCGTCAGCGAGTCCCAACTCCCAGCTCACCCAAAGTACCGCCACGACCACCCGCGGAACTGGACATCGGGCGTGTCGCTGAtcgccgcgcgctccttcttgccggGCTTGACACGGGGCGGCGCGCTTCCTCCGTTGGTCACGAAGCGGTATTTTTCGCTCTCGACGTCCATGCGCCGCTGGATCGTGCACCCGAGACACGCCCACGAGTAACCCTTGGCTGGCTTGGCGCTCAGCGGTGGTGTTAAGCACGCCATGTGAAAGTAGCAACGGCACAGCTCGCAGCGCACCGTAtgctgcgcggcggcccACTTGTCGCAGATCTTGCAGGAATGGTAGTCGTCCATAAGGTCGGCGaccatctccttctcggtGAGGAGGTACTCGTAGCGCTCAAGCAACACCTTCTTCACCTCGGGTGGGATGTTGTTCACGCTCGCGGTGCGAAGTACCTCATACTCGCGCTTGATGTATGGGTCGAAGAACTTGCTAAAGTAGAAGTGATCTGGGGTGTTGCGCCAGCGTACAAGGTCGTCGATCTTCTCCTTGTGTCGAACGTAGCACTTGCCGCGGATGACAGAGACGGGTTCGACGAGCGTATGGATGGCGGCCAGTAGCTGGCGGAAGTCACTGACGGGTCGTCCCGAGATCTGCGTCAGTTCTTCCTTCAAAGCGAGCTCACATCGCCAGGGCGGTAGTAGATGCTCAATCTGACGTGCAGTTCGTTCTTGGCGACGTGCCGCGAGTTGGTGCCCCTTTTGTGCGCGTTTCCAGCCGACACGAACTCGAGGATGCGTGCGATAATGTATGGCgtgcctgctgtcagcttggtTGGAATGATAGACTACCATCGCGGTCCGACCATGGCATGGAGACGTAAACGTGGTCTGGATGTCAGTTATGCATGTGATGAGCGCACCGTTGATGTGGACCACCTCGCCGTtggccgccttggccgACAGCACGGTGAAGCCCTGCTGGGCCATGTCGGATGCGCGCGACGGCATCGCGGGGCAGGTGGTGGTTggaagatggaggagtTTTGAGTTGGAGGAGTTGAGTTGAATGCGAAGGTAATGTAATGAAGGGTGGCGGGATGAGCGCCGTCTTAAGCCTCAAGTCTGAAGGATCGAGACGGTAAGTTGGCAAGTTTGTGATTGCGTAGCCCGTGATCTCTCTCCTTTGGTTTGAGCCCGTCGACTAACGGCTTCAAGTGCGAGTGGATGATGGCAAGAATGGGATCATGGACACTTGAGTAACTGCTAAGAGGTGACTACAGTATCAAGTTTCAGTCACCAACACGCCCAGTTGGCGCTCGACTCGACCATGAATTAAGGCCTACAATGGAGTTATGGAGAGAACGGCTAAAGGGGTCTCTCGCTCTGCTTTGTGAAATGATGCATGCGCTATGTACAATCTACGTTGCCGGTCTAAGTCTTGGTTGGCGGCTACGGAATGATgatggtggaggtggacaTGAGTCATGGTCCGTATCACCCAGTGACCTCTGCGCGTGTTGTGCGGGGTGGACCATTACATCTTACAGGACTGCAGAAGGCTGCATACCCTACTCTGCGCTCCAGTCGCCTCCGCGCTGCGCTCCACATGTCCAGGCGCACGCGGGCAGATCCCCATGCTAGTGGACGAGCCAGTAGACGAGCCACTGTTAAGCCGCCAGTGGTTCAGCATCACATGCACATGTGTTGATCACAatgagctcctcgcctcAAGTCAGCAGCATCGCCAGCTCGCTGCATCACAAGCTCATCCCCAGCGCAATCATTCGCCATAGCCTGCTGCGCGCAGGCTCAGGGGGAAACACTTATCGCGCGGAGTCTGGTGCCGAACGCCGAGACAGGTTGAGAGGTCCGCGATCTCCTGCCAAGCTGATCCGAGCAGGCCGCCGACACGTCACGTTTCCGCGCTCGTCTGCGACGCCTTCCTGTCTTCCATGCTcatgctcgtgctcgtcctcgccatccgTCGGCGCTGGTTGATGCGATGAGGAAGGCTTAGACCGCGCAGAGTGAATGAGAGAACAGTAATATGCCACAGCACGTGGTTGTCAAGTAATGCCGAGATGGGTCTCGGGGGTTAAGGTGGCGCTatgaggaggggggaggggttggaggaaggtggaggaaggtggatgGGGTTGCCGAGCGTGGGATGGGGTGTTTTAGGCGAGGGAT from Cutaneotrichosporon cavernicola HIS019 DNA, chromosome: 7b encodes:
- the SNT2 gene encoding uncharacterized protein (PHD-finger), translated to MPSRASDMAQQGFTVLSAKAANGEVVHINDHVYVSMPWSDRDGTPYIIARILEFVSAGNAHKRGTNSRHVAKNELHVRLSIYYRPGDISGRPVSDFRQLLAAIHTLVEPVSVIRGKCYVRHKEKIDDLVRWRNTPDHFYFSKFFDPYIKREYEVLRTASVNNIPPEVKKVLLERYEYLLTEKEMVADLMDDYHSCKICDKWAAAQHTVRCELCRCYFHMACLTPPLSAKPAKGYSWACLGCTIQRRMDVESEKYRFVTNGGSAPPRVKPGKKERAAISDTPDVQFRGWSWRYFGLHTRAEDTLSEEDLTFPRAVTRVGPRYTANVLTWEEQQAAEAAKQGSLRALGPSLETPERGFDPDENAHTTTLTVLSEPDPGLGPFMDDVARLNLPVPPYDINRLNKGVVAYHDKGAEEGLKYMKMLKLEDFGNPLIWTAAEDAILEAELSRYSGLEAHAISKAVHKRPAEVVRYTFKWRNKRLKTENDLIRQHRKVHGSHGRNHSKTLGPPSLGKIRSRADSEVSEDEGSLYNAAFTSANRMACAACGTRTSNVWWKCPRTVQGNAMCEPCGSNYRKYGVISFVKSEDAKRPEKKDVRRRKDTGSATSTPAPAAPKAPPCALCKKSDKSLLRCKTCTFRCHASCYGVRGEGRVADGWECELCANAREEEVNLEPRCVLCPADMSVVAALTRKKKIVYDFDVLSAMKPTEGCRWTHALCSAWHAEVQYADTGAFKAVEGISTIPQEKWEGTCTLCNQPDGAKLPCTDCGARYHVSCAWAAGHRVGLEMTLAKSKGATIARFKEDAGIMAPGIWCRSHSLEGRSIYDPFDMDDGETALSIYAATYKGVKGGFALLRKAQRMDQVMDQVKDEEGKEGKESKENLRVCGSCGIDASPRWHDGLCHLCWFAAGRPLKRKADEMDTKPTVGVNGLVVLA